A stretch of the Sulfurimonas sp. HSL3-1 genome encodes the following:
- the nfo gene encoding deoxyribonuclease IV, with amino-acid sequence MSNKFVGAHTSASGGVYNAITNAEAIGAQAFALFTKNQRQWKAKDLDTETIDTFKRLLEESGIAPKHVLPHDSYLINLGHPEEEKRQKSFDAFVDEVERCMQLGLDRLNFHPGSHLKQIGEEACLDRIAESMNRTLDVTSGVTLVLENTAGQGSNLGWKFEHLAHIIDKVEDKSRVGVCIDTCHMFTAGYDIRTKEAYDVSMAEFENIVGFKYLRGMHLNDSKPDLGSHVDRHDSIGKGKIGLEAFRYIMNDPRMDDIPLILETIDETIWAEEIKLLYSLEER; translated from the coding sequence ATGAGCAATAAATTTGTCGGTGCACACACGTCGGCTTCGGGCGGGGTCTACAACGCCATCACGAATGCCGAGGCGATCGGGGCGCAGGCCTTTGCCCTCTTTACGAAGAACCAGCGCCAATGGAAGGCCAAGGATCTGGACACGGAGACGATAGACACTTTCAAAAGGCTGCTGGAAGAGAGCGGGATCGCCCCAAAACACGTGCTCCCCCATGATTCGTACCTGATCAACCTTGGCCACCCCGAAGAGGAGAAGCGCCAGAAATCCTTCGACGCCTTCGTGGACGAAGTCGAGCGTTGCATGCAGCTGGGGCTCGACCGGCTCAATTTCCACCCGGGATCGCACCTCAAGCAGATCGGTGAAGAGGCGTGTCTTGACCGGATCGCCGAGAGCATGAACCGTACCCTGGACGTGACCAGCGGCGTGACCCTTGTGCTGGAGAATACGGCGGGACAGGGGAGCAACCTCGGCTGGAAGTTCGAACACCTGGCCCACATCATCGACAAGGTCGAGGACAAGTCACGCGTCGGCGTCTGCATCGACACCTGCCATATGTTCACGGCGGGCTACGACATCCGCACCAAGGAGGCCTACGACGTCTCCATGGCGGAGTTCGAGAACATCGTCGGCTTCAAGTACCTGCGCGGGATGCACCTCAACGACTCCAAGCCGGACCTCGGCAGCCATGTCGACCGCCACGACAGCATCGGCAAAGGCAAGATCGGTCTGGAGGCGTTCCGCTACATTATGAACGACCCGCGTATGGACGACATCCCGCTCATCCTCGAGACGATCGACGAGACGATCTGGGCGGAGGAGATCAAGCTGCTTTATTCCCTGGAAGAGCGCTGA
- a CDS encoding helix-hairpin-helix domain-containing protein, which yields MGFVKKTAAVLAALVISIPLFAGVNLNTATAEELSSLKGIGPATAAKIIEYRKEHRFNSIEDIMNVKGVGEKTFLKLKDELEV from the coding sequence ATGGGATTCGTGAAGAAAACCGCGGCGGTGCTTGCCGCGCTGGTGATCAGCATACCTCTGTTCGCGGGGGTTAACCTCAACACAGCGACGGCGGAGGAGTTGTCCAGTCTCAAGGGGATCGGCCCGGCGACGGCGGCGAAGATTATTGAGTACCGCAAAGAGCACCGCTTCAACAGCATCGAGGATATCATGAACGTCAAGGGAGTAGGTGAAAAGACCTTTCTCAAGCTCAAGGATGAGCTCGAGGTCTGA
- a CDS encoding C40 family peptidase translates to MRGVWQLVGLGIAALLLGGCSTRYVERRPSPPSVVNAADRTFAALPPMEEVWLLQEEVQAPAPQPVSQDPALAKLYPFQTKWHHVPYRYGGTGPRGIDCSAFVQQAYRELFGIRLPRTTRQQASCGSAVSRQQLQAGDLVFFRTSGRDRHVGIYLEAGKFMHVSTKYGVMISSMDKPYWQRHYWTTRRIR, encoded by the coding sequence TTGAGAGGCGTATGGCAACTGGTGGGCCTGGGCATCGCAGCACTGCTGCTCGGCGGCTGCTCCACCCGTTACGTCGAGCGCAGACCGTCGCCGCCCTCGGTTGTCAATGCCGCCGACAGGACCTTTGCGGCGCTGCCGCCGATGGAGGAGGTGTGGCTGCTGCAGGAGGAAGTGCAGGCTCCGGCGCCGCAGCCGGTGAGCCAGGATCCGGCCCTGGCCAAACTCTACCCTTTCCAAACGAAGTGGCACCATGTCCCTTACCGTTACGGGGGCACGGGGCCGCGGGGGATCGACTGCTCCGCATTCGTGCAGCAGGCCTATCGGGAACTCTTCGGCATCAGGCTGCCCCGGACAACCCGGCAGCAGGCAAGCTGCGGCAGTGCCGTATCCCGGCAGCAGCTTCAGGCCGGGGACCTTGTCTTTTTCCGCACCAGCGGGCGGGACCGCCATGTCGGCATCTATCTCGAAGCGGGGAAGTTCATGCACGTTTCCACCAAGTACGGGGTGATGATCTCGAGTATGGATAAGCCCTATTGGCAACGGCACTACTGGACGACAAGAAGGATCAGATGA
- the aguB gene encoding N-carbamoylputrescine amidase, translated as MVKVAAIQMRMGEDKEANKDRAEALVREAAAGGAQIVLLPELFEGLYFCKDMDEKYFTWAEPRQGHPMIARFSALAKELGVVLPLSYFERDGERYFNSLVMIDADGSVLENYRKTHIPSGPGYEEKFYFVPGDTGFKVWQTRFGKIGVGICWDQWFPETARSLALLGAELIFYPTAIGSEPEINVDSKEHWQRVQQGHSAANTVPVIAANRIGEEAGESCTLTFYGSSFATDYTGRKIAEADRESEGVIYAEYDLDEIARQRDYWALFADRRPAMYGEICKER; from the coding sequence ATGGTGAAAGTCGCCGCTATTCAGATGCGCATGGGTGAGGATAAAGAGGCCAATAAGGACCGGGCGGAAGCGCTGGTACGCGAAGCGGCGGCAGGGGGTGCGCAGATCGTGCTGCTGCCGGAACTCTTCGAAGGGCTCTATTTCTGCAAGGATATGGACGAGAAGTATTTTACGTGGGCCGAACCGCGCCAGGGTCACCCGATGATTGCCCGCTTCTCGGCGCTGGCGAAGGAGCTCGGCGTCGTGCTGCCGCTGAGCTATTTCGAGCGCGACGGCGAGCGCTATTTCAACTCCCTGGTGATGATCGATGCTGACGGGTCGGTGCTGGAGAACTACCGCAAGACCCACATTCCTTCCGGTCCGGGGTACGAGGAGAAGTTCTACTTTGTGCCGGGAGATACCGGGTTCAAAGTATGGCAGACACGTTTCGGCAAGATCGGCGTCGGCATCTGCTGGGACCAGTGGTTCCCGGAGACGGCACGCTCGCTCGCGCTTCTGGGTGCCGAACTGATTTTCTATCCCACCGCCATCGGCAGCGAACCGGAGATCAACGTCGATTCCAAAGAGCACTGGCAGCGGGTCCAGCAGGGGCACAGCGCCGCCAACACCGTCCCCGTCATCGCAGCCAACCGCATCGGCGAGGAGGCGGGGGAGAGCTGCACGCTCACCTTTTACGGCTCTTCCTTCGCGACGGACTATACCGGCAGGAAGATCGCCGAGGCCGACCGTGAGAGCGAAGGGGTCATCTATGCCGAGTATGACCTGGACGAGATCGCCAGACAGCGTGACTACTGGGCGCTCTTCGCCGACCGCCGACCGGCGATGTACGGCGAGATCTGCAAAGAGCGCTGA
- a CDS encoding OmpP1/FadL family transporter produces the protein MGRLRLHPLYSAAALLLATAGAHSAGFGIIENSASGMGVAYASGGAAAEDASTVWFNPASMTLLGGQNVVGAINAILPSADFSNNGSTFADGSALSGPDANSNTPALIPTFYYSGQIDDQLFVGLSINAPFGLVTEYNDDWVGRYHAVESDLKTVNINPAIAYRINEHWSLGAGVSVQLLDITLTSAVDFGALLGTPGSADGFADLTGDNYNDLAFGWNVGVLYNVDEHTRVALAYRSAVDQHVEGKADFRVPAAAAPVVSTGAFTDTALSADVTLPASASLSLFHNFGPLDLMADVTWTQWSSFQELRIKYDNPAQPDSVTTEDYRDQWRIAIGERIHVSEKFVLRTGFAYDQKAVKNRYRRTPRIPDNDRFWLSIGAGYALNGMLSIDAAYSHLFVASTKIENTFESSIPELNHTLKGTYDSSVDILSVQLSMKF, from the coding sequence ATGGGAAGATTGCGTCTCCATCCGCTTTACAGCGCCGCGGCGCTGCTGCTCGCCACGGCGGGCGCACACAGTGCCGGGTTCGGCATTATTGAGAATTCAGCCTCGGGCATGGGCGTGGCCTATGCATCGGGCGGGGCGGCGGCAGAGGACGCCTCGACCGTCTGGTTCAACCCCGCCTCGATGACGCTGCTGGGAGGCCAGAACGTCGTCGGGGCGATCAATGCCATCCTCCCCTCGGCCGATTTCAGCAACAACGGCTCCACCTTCGCCGACGGCAGCGCATTGAGCGGCCCCGATGCGAACAGCAACACCCCCGCCCTGATCCCGACCTTCTACTACAGCGGGCAGATCGATGATCAGCTCTTTGTGGGGCTCAGCATCAACGCCCCCTTCGGGCTGGTGACAGAGTATAACGACGACTGGGTCGGACGCTACCACGCCGTCGAATCCGACCTCAAAACCGTCAACATCAACCCGGCGATCGCCTACAGGATCAACGAGCACTGGAGTCTCGGTGCCGGGGTCAGCGTCCAGCTGCTCGACATCACCCTTACCAGTGCCGTCGACTTCGGTGCCCTGCTCGGGACGCCCGGCAGCGCGGACGGCTTTGCCGACCTGACCGGCGACAACTACAACGACCTGGCCTTCGGCTGGAACGTCGGGGTACTCTACAACGTCGATGAGCATACCCGGGTTGCCCTCGCCTACCGCTCCGCCGTCGACCAGCATGTCGAGGGCAAAGCCGACTTCCGCGTCCCCGCGGCGGCCGCCCCCGTCGTCAGCACCGGCGCCTTTACCGATACGGCCCTCAGCGCCGACGTCACCCTGCCGGCCTCCGCGTCGCTCAGCCTCTTTCACAACTTCGGGCCACTCGACCTGATGGCCGATGTGACCTGGACGCAGTGGAGCAGTTTCCAGGAGCTGCGCATCAAGTACGACAACCCGGCCCAGCCCGACTCCGTCACAACCGAAGATTATCGGGACCAGTGGCGCATCGCGATCGGCGAGCGCATTCATGTCAGCGAGAAGTTTGTGCTCCGGACGGGCTTCGCCTATGACCAGAAGGCCGTCAAGAACCGCTACCGCCGTACCCCGCGCATCCCGGACAACGACCGTTTCTGGCTCTCGATCGGGGCGGGTTACGCCCTGAACGGCATGCTTAGCATCGACGCGGCCTACAGCCACCTCTTCGTCGCGAGTACGAAGATCGAGAACACCTTTGAATCCAGCATCCCGGAACTCAACCACACCCTCAAAGGGACGTACGATTCCAGCGTCGATATCCTCAGTGTCCAGCTGAGCATGAAATTTTAG
- a CDS encoding DUF234 domain-containing protein gives MLLNQLRRFHDETFPDSMETLIAYFAVFGESGIEIDTTIPLSELIETKILDHYGEHYNRIHTGFLEDRQVIALLQAVAKGDRRIHSACRRAHISEAKGGELVDHLRTLGILDLEASREAPPEKSYPKQKLKREVARHRISHKLRFRSPFLRFWFRFVSPQHRRIEQGDYESVLQRFEEQDTAFTGLVFEEISQLYLRHQLGNDPYLRCGSYWDRVIELDILARAPDGGFIVGECKWTNTKVNRGELQKLQEKCALVGLEPEQIWLFAKRGFSNELDAMRSDTLVLVCAEEMKELIE, from the coding sequence TTGCTGCTGAACCAACTGCGCCGTTTCCATGATGAGACGTTCCCCGATTCGATGGAGACGCTCATTGCATATTTCGCCGTATTCGGCGAGAGCGGCATCGAGATCGATACGACCATCCCGCTTTCCGAACTGATCGAAACGAAGATACTGGACCACTACGGCGAACACTACAACCGCATTCATACAGGCTTTCTCGAGGACCGGCAGGTGATTGCGCTACTGCAGGCCGTGGCGAAGGGGGACCGCCGTATCCACTCCGCCTGCCGCCGGGCGCACATTAGCGAAGCGAAGGGGGGCGAGCTCGTCGACCACCTGCGTACCCTCGGCATCCTCGACCTGGAAGCCTCGCGGGAAGCGCCGCCGGAAAAGAGCTACCCGAAGCAGAAGCTCAAGCGGGAGGTCGCCCGCCACCGTATCTCGCACAAACTGCGCTTCCGTTCGCCTTTCCTGCGCTTCTGGTTCCGTTTCGTCTCGCCGCAGCACCGCCGGATTGAGCAGGGGGACTATGAAAGCGTATTGCAGCGTTTTGAGGAGCAGGATACGGCCTTTACCGGGCTGGTCTTCGAGGAAATCTCCCAGCTCTACCTGCGCCATCAGTTGGGGAACGACCCCTACCTGCGCTGCGGCAGCTACTGGGACCGGGTGATCGAGCTTGATATCCTGGCCCGCGCCCCTGACGGCGGCTTTATCGTCGGCGAGTGCAAATGGACCAATACCAAGGTCAACCGGGGCGAACTGCAGAAGCTGCAGGAGAAGTGCGCCCTTGTCGGGCTCGAGCCGGAGCAGATCTGGCTTTTCGCGAAACGGGGATTTTCCAACGAGCTTGACGCGATGCGCAGTGATACGCTGGTGCTTGTCTGTGCGGAAGAGATGAAAGAACTGATTGAGTAG
- a CDS encoding aldo/keto reductase: protein MEYRYIGRSGLRVSPICLGTMTFPGQCDEKSAFAIMDKAYAAGVNFYDTAELYPVPPRVDLAGQTEEIVGRWLKTKPRESIILASKVAGAASGWFVPPVRHGLTAMDRFHIERAVEGSLRRLGTDYIDLYQMHWPDTVVPVEETMEAFDRLVQSGKVRYIGTSNDTAYGTAKALAASHYKGLARFESIQNNFSMLNRRFMDELATLCRQEQISLLPYSPLGGGVLSGKYNQAEISGGRFADYFKSPNARQRLMAARFVNDKTLASTQRYLKIAADAGLDPVTLAAAWSKQHDFVASTIIGATRPEQLDASLAAMELTLSAEVMAACDAVHADILYPMG from the coding sequence ATGGAATACCGCTACATCGGCCGAAGCGGCCTGCGGGTCAGCCCGATCTGCCTGGGGACGATGACCTTTCCCGGGCAGTGCGACGAGAAGAGCGCCTTCGCCATTATGGACAAGGCCTACGCGGCGGGGGTGAACTTCTATGACACCGCCGAACTCTACCCCGTTCCGCCGCGTGTGGACCTGGCGGGACAGACCGAGGAGATCGTCGGACGCTGGCTTAAAACGAAGCCGAGGGAGAGCATTATCCTCGCCTCCAAGGTCGCCGGGGCGGCCTCGGGCTGGTTCGTACCCCCGGTACGCCATGGGCTGACGGCCATGGACCGTTTCCATATCGAACGGGCGGTCGAAGGCTCTTTGAGACGGCTCGGGACGGACTACATCGACCTCTACCAGATGCATTGGCCCGATACTGTTGTGCCCGTCGAGGAGACGATGGAGGCTTTCGACCGGCTGGTACAGAGCGGCAAGGTGCGCTATATCGGTACCTCCAACGACACGGCCTACGGGACGGCGAAGGCCCTGGCCGCTAGCCACTACAAAGGGCTGGCGCGCTTTGAGTCGATTCAGAACAACTTCTCCATGCTGAACCGCCGTTTCATGGACGAGCTGGCCACCCTCTGCCGTCAAGAGCAGATCTCCCTGCTGCCTTATTCGCCGCTGGGCGGCGGCGTGCTCAGCGGGAAATACAATCAGGCGGAGATAAGCGGGGGGCGTTTCGCGGACTATTTCAAATCCCCCAATGCCCGTCAGCGCCTGATGGCCGCACGCTTTGTCAATGACAAGACCCTGGCTTCCACGCAGCGCTATCTCAAGATTGCCGCCGACGCGGGGTTGGACCCGGTCACGTTGGCGGCAGCCTGGAGCAAGCAGCACGACTTTGTCGCCTCCACGATCATCGGCGCGACCCGCCCCGAGCAGCTCGACGCGTCGCTCGCGGCCATGGAGCTGACCCTCTCGGCAGAGGTGATGGCGGCCTGCGACGCGGTACACGCGGACATTCTTTACCCGATGGGCTGA